The DNA segment CGGCACCCCGGGGAAGGAGATCGTGGCCGCGGCCGATGCGGAAGGAGCGTCGCTCATCGTCATCGGCTCCCACGGCCGGTCGAACATCCGCGACCGCCTGCTCGGGACGGTCTCGGAGTACGTGATCAAGAACGCCCGTCAGCCGGTTCTGGTCATCAAGCGGGAGGTGATCGGGGGGAGATAGTTCTCTCCCACCTCCCCCTGTATCAGAAAAAGTTTCTACCGCTCCTGCCGGCTCTCCAGCAGCCGCCGTATCGCCCGCAGTTCCTCAACCACGGCATCGGCTGCCGGCCCCTCTGCCGGCTCGCCCCCGGTCGCGGCGACCGGCCCGGTCGTCCGCACGAAGTTCATGATCGTCTCCTGGAGATCCTTCGGGTCCGCTATCCCGTTGAGGACGATCTCCGCCTGTGCCTGGGCGGAGTAGCCGGCGGTCTGCACCCGGACCGCCGAGAAGGAGAAGAACCGCATCAGGGGGCCCTGGACGATATCGACGTTCGTGATCCGGTTGTAAGGGACGATCCCCGTCTGCCGGAACCAGACCCCGCGCCGCCAGGTCACCTCGGTGACGGTGAGCCGGTAGACGATGCTCTCGTGGTAGAGCGGGATCCAGTAGGCGATGAAGACGACGATGGCGAGCACCGGGACGGCGAAGGCGAGAGCGACGGGCAGCCGGCTGAAGATGACGATGGGAGCGAGCCACGGCAGGACGAAGACGACGACGGCCAGGATCAGGGACGCGTAGAGGTACGACCGGAACTGCGGCACCGGTCTGAACGCTTCCCCGATGCGGAAGGTGGTGAGGGACATGGTATCCCACTGATCTCAATCGGGACAGATTAAATCTTGCCGGCGAAATCTCTCCTGAGGATGTAGCGATCGCCTCCCTCGCCGAAGTAGGCCGGGCAGAATTCCGTCTCCCGAAAGCCGTGCCGCTCGTAGAGCGCCCAGGCGGCACGGTTCCCCGGCGCGACCGAGAGGCAGACCTCATCCGCTCCCCGCTCCCGGAGGGCGGCGATGACGGCGGCAACGAGGGTCTCCCCGAACCCCCTGCGCCGGTACCGCTCCGCCACCACCAGCCGGACGATCCATCCCGTTGTCTGCCGGTGCTGGACGAGAGCCCCGATGGTGTAGCCGACCACCCGCCCGCCGCATTCACCGACGAGGAAGGTCCCGGCAAAGAGGACGCCGGCCTGCCGGATGAAGACCTCGGGCTTGCATCCCTCCGGGCTGTTCTCCCGCTCAAGGGCAGAGACCGACGCAAAATCCGTATCAAAGTATCCCCTGATTGTCAGAGCCATGCCGGTAGGTTCGCCGTGAGGGGTAAAAAAAGAGGAGACAATCCCCCGACGGGGAACGTTCCCGAGCCCGCTGCTCACTTCTTCTTGATGCTCGCCTGAAGCATGTCCCGTGCCATCCTGTAGGTCTCGATCTTGTACTGCATCATCTCGATGCGCTGTTCCTTCATCCGGATGCGGGACTCGACCATCCGTACCATCAACTGCCGCATCTCGTCCTCGTCGAGGAGATCATACATCCTCGCGAGAAGCATATCGTGGGTGCCGTATCCACCGTGGTGCGTCATGCCATAACCTCCCTCTCGTACCGGCCCGCCCTGAGGACGAACCGGCTCCCCGGTATCCGCCGGTTCATAAAGGTCTTATGGCAGGTACGGCTGCTCGACGGGAGGGGAAGAACAGATCGCCGCGTGTTGCCCGGTTCCCCGGACGGGTGTGCCGGCACCGGGGCAACCAGCGCTTTACTAGAAGTTATCCGCGTTCCCGCTCCCTGAGTGCCGGTTCCGGTTGATGCAGGCGTTGAGCACCTCTTCCATCAGCCGGAGCGCTCCTTCCACCCCGGCGACCGCGTGGGAGGAGAGAGCGACCCTGTCCCGGAGAGGCGGCGTCAGCCCGACGAACGCGGCGCCGGGAGCGATCGCCGCCTCGTAGGTGGAGCCGAGGATCAGGTCGGGCTCGGCGTCCAGGATCGCCTCCCGGATGACCGAGAAGTCGGTCGTGCGGGTGGTGCCGTCGCCGGAGGAACCGGAACCGTTCCGGGCGGCGACGCAGGCGATCTCGGCACCGAGATACCGGTCGAGGAGATCGGCGGCAAACGCGGCGTAGGCGTGCCCGCCGGCGATCACCGCACGGGGTGGGTCGAACCTCCTGAGGTACTTCTCGCAGGCCTTCCTGATCCGGGCATCGGCCCACGCGATCTCGTCCATGACCGGGCGGGGATCCGCGCCGTCGATCTCTGCGTCAAGCCGCTCGAAGGTCTCGCGAACGGCGTCGAGGCCGAGGAGCGAGCCGCAAGAGGTTCCGACGCCGCTTGCGAGATCCAGGTTCGTCCCGACGGTGAACGGCGCCGCCCGCCGGGTCGCGGCGTAGCGGTCGAGGCAGAAGGTGGTGGCGATGGGAACGCCTGCAAGGCTGAGCAGGCGCCGCGCCTCGAGGGCGTTCCCCCGGCAGAAGGGGTCGGTGCGGCAGACGCCGTCGATGTTGACGCCGAATACGTCGGGGTCGACCACCGGCGCTATTGTGTCGAGCGCACGGCGGTAGCCGGCCTCGAGATCGCCGAGGAACCCGGGGCTGTCGACGACGATAATCTGCCCCTCATCGGCAAGGTCGCCCATATCCTCGCCCATGATCGCGGGCACACAGGTGTTGACCACGGCTATCCGGGCGTAGCGGCCGGCGAGCTCCCGGATCACCTCCGCGAGGCGGGACTCCGTCCCGAAGATGACCTCGTTCTCGACGAGGAACGTCCCGTGAATGGGAACCCCGACGAGCGACGCGGGGTAGAAGTAGCACCCGCTCGAACCGTGGACGACGACGGCGACGTCCTCGAATCCCGAGAGACAGGCGACCGCCCCGGTCATCGCACAGGGCCAGAGCGGGTTTTCGCACGGTGTTTGCTGCTTTTCCTGCATCTGTCTACAAGATCATGGCGGTGCGGGGATATAAAAGACGGGGAACGACCGGGTCGTCGGGTGCACCCGGGGGCGTGATTCCCACAGAGGGGTCTTGAAAAAAAGGGAGTGCAGGTCAACGGCCTTAGACGGTTGCGACCGGGTTCAGGGGCTCCCGGCGGTTCCGTTGAGCACCAATGAGGCGGGGTCAGGTAGGACGAAGGGCGTATCTCCCATAGCGGCGCCTCTCTGGTTGCCGTCCAGCGTCAGGTTCAGGGAGTGGTACTGCATTGCAAACCGCGGACCCCATGCCGGATCCTGCCCATGGGAAATCCTGACATTCACCTCGTCCGACTGCGGGAACGGAACGGTGATCTCGAACATCTGACCGTTGCCCGGGGGTACCTGCGAGGCGGTGCCCGCGAAGACCTGCTGGTCGTTCACCTCGATGATCATCCACCGCCCGCGGGGTACGTCCGATTCCGCCAGGAGGCCGGTGAACGTGAGGGTGTTCCACCCATTCCCCGAAGCATCCGTGAACTGCCGCTCGACACGTGCGGTCGTCGAACCGGCGCTAAGGTTTGCATTAGTCCCGTGCTCGCCGTGATCATCGACGATCACCGGGCCGTATTCGGAGCAGGGTCCGGTCTGTGTTCCCGACCATGTTGCCTCGTGAGACCATCCGTCCCATCCATCTCTCGACCAGATCCATTCGCTGGAGGCGGCAGAGGGTTCTTTAAAGGTAGCTGCTATGGTGTGATCCGCGTCTACTCCCTCGAAGGTGTAGGTCGTGCGGGCTCCGACGGATTCGCCGTCCACGGCGACGTCGTCCACGGTATAGCCGCTATCGGGAGTGATCGTAAACGATTGCTCCTCACCGTAGAGAACCTGGACGTCGCCCGAGGGCGAGATGGAGCCGTGCGGGCCCGCGGTTGCGGTGATGACGTGGGTGCGGATACCGTCCTTGATGACGTAGTACACGAGGCCGTTGGTGTGCTTTGTCGTTTCGCCGAGGGTCCATAGCGTGATTTCACGGATTGCGGGGCTCTCTTCGAGGTGGAACTCTCCGCCGTGAGTTAGATAGTTCAGGGTGACCAGGAGGATGAGGGGGTCGCGGACCCACTGGGTCTTCCAGCCGAGGAGCCGCGTCGAGTAATCGGGCGTCACCCATACTTCTGTCTCTACGGTGTTATCGACGAGCTCGCCGAACCCGAGCGCAACCCAGTTGTCTTGCGTGTAGTTTTCATATGCACTGTGAATGTTCCACCCCATGACAGTCAGGGAGCCCTGCACGAAGAGGTTTCCCGTGTGCATCGGGTTGCCGATATCGGTCATGAAGTGGCTCGAATGTCCGAGAGACGTGAAAGCGTCGTCGAGACGGTTATTGTAGTAGGCGGTCGCCGCATCGGTTGCGTTCTTCTGGCAGTTCTCGGGGGCTGCGCCGAATCCCGTCGGGACACCGGGAATTGGAGGGGTAGGTGAGGGAGGAACGTAGCCGTGGTTGTAGCAGCGCTGGAGAATTATCTCAAACTCTGAACCTTCATACCACCAATCTGGCTCATATGCATGTTCTGCTGCTATATCTGCATTTGTCTCATTAACTGAGTTATGCACGCATGCCGCCTTGATAATCCACCCATGAGTATCTGCATTCCACCGTACGCCGACTTCACCGTCCATGCTCGATGCCATCGCACGGCCGATCTCCTCGTCGAGTTCCCGGAGTGCTGAATTTTCGGACACTTCAAGCCGCACATCGCTCTTCTCGGGGACGATGGTCAGCGCAAGGCCGTCTTCCGTCTTCACGGCCCGGACCGGGTACTCCTTCCAGAGTTCTTCAAGGCTCGATCGCCAGGCGGTCTTCTCCTCCTTCGAGGCCTCGAGCCCGTCGACGAACTTCAGCACGTCGCCCCGCTGCTTCGTCGAGCCGAGCATGATCAGCGTCCACTGCGGCGAGAATTCCCAGACGCCGGGGTCGATATAGACGCCTTTCGCCATCGTGGCCCTGTCGCACTCGATCCCGAAGACTTCGCAGAGGGCGGAGGAGACAGACGTCATATCCGGCCTCTCGACAGGCTTAACAGTCGTTGCGCTCGCCGGGAAGGGTGATTCGAACCCCGCGGCGAGGACAGGCGATACCGGGATGAGCATGAGCATCAGGATCATGCCAAGACCCATGATTCGTACAAGAGATCTGTTTACCATAGTCTGATTCTCTCCAGAGTCTGTGAGAGAAGTTCTACAGGTAAAAGGACTGTTTTAAATGACTTATTTATTGTTATGATGAATATTCGCCGATGTGGTGAATACTCATCGCTTCAAAGAGGCCCGAAGCGATTATTGGAAGCAGGGAGGGTCCGATCGTGCTCAAAGGCCTGAACAATCTGTCCGATGGTCGGGATCGGGCCGGGAATGAATTGATAACCGAACGGGGAACGTCTCCGGGGAAATGAATGTATACCAGGAAGAAACATGCTTCTGCATGCATCGCCGGCCCCTCGTCGTCCTCCTCGTCCTTGTCGTTGCCCAGGTCTTCCTCTGCGGCTGTACCTCGAGTGGGCCTCAAGATTTCAGCGTATCCTCATCATATACTCTCCACATCACGACGGATACCCGCATCGAGAACGTGACCCTTCTCGTTCCCATCCCGGCCCGCGGTGATCTGCCTGCCATCGGTCATGACCCGATCTCCGATGCGTTTTATGCTAACCGTTTCCCAGAGCACATTACGCCCGCGATCGTCCCGATCGACGGCCAGTATTACCTCCGGTTAACTGCCCCGTTCCTGAGCCCTGCAGAACCTGTGCGGGTGAACTATGAAAACTATACCTCCCTTGCAGGTGATTTCCGGCCTGAGATTGTCCCGCAAATGGTCGAAACACGGTATCCGTTCGGCAATGAGTCCCTCTTCCTCCCGAAGCAGAACCTCGCCCTGACCGCAGGCTCCCCGGAGGCGGTTGAAACACGTGGTATCAACCCTGGATGCCGATATTCCTACACCATCCCTGTCTACGCGTATTGTGAGAACGGAAGTCGGATCGAAGTTTATTCAACTATTTGGGGCAGGAACGGATGGGTTGAGCAATTTGATGCAGGGGCACTGAATCAATACTCCGATCGTTATCATCTCGTCATCACCGGCGAGCCGCAGGGCTGGATGGCTGCCGACGGTGTGATGACGGCAGGGGAAGGGATCTACCGGGAGTGGCAACTCAACGCCTCCACCACTTCCGGTTCAGGGGAGTAGAACGAATTTTTCGGCCTGCTGAGGCAGAAGGGGGCAGGAAATGGGCAGGTAACCCTACGGAGAGCGTCTCCGGGGGAATGAATGTATACTGAGAGAGAATATACCCCTCTATGCGTTGCCAGCTCCCCATCGTCCTCCTCGCCCTCGTCGTTGCCCAGGTCTTCCTCTGCGGCTGTCTCTCGGATGAACCACAAGGTCTTCATACACGTTTCATGCATAAACTCTCCATCAAGACGAACACGCCCATCGAGAACGTGACCTTCCTCGTCCCCGTTCCGACACGCGACGACCTGCCTGCCATCGGTTCCGAGCAGATCTCCGATGCGTTTTACGTCGATCATCTCCCAGAACATTATGATTGCACGATCGTTCCTGTCGACGGTCAATACTACCTCCAGTTGACTGCTCCCCAGATGGATCCTGCAAGACCGATTCATGTGGACTACTACAACTATACCTCTTTCGGCGACAAATTCCGTCCTGAGGTTGTCCCACAGTTGATCGACACACGGTACCCATTCGGCAACGAATCACTCTTCTCCCCAAAGCAGAACCTCACCCTGATCGCAGGCGCCCCAGGGATCGTTGAAACACGCGGTATCAACCCGGGATGCCGGTACTCCTACACCATCCCCGTCTACGCGTACTATGAAAATGGAACGCGAATCGAGATCTATTCGGACATCTGGGGCGAGAACGGGTGGGTTGAGCAGTTTGATGCAGGGATGCTGAATCGATATTATGACCATTATCATCTCGTCATCACCGGCGACCCCCAGGGCTGGATGCCTGCCGGAGGAGTGGTGACGACAGGGCAAGGAATGTACGAGGAGTGGCAACTCAACGCCTCCCCTACTTCCGGTGCAGGGGAGTAAAACGGACGCACCGGGCCGGTTTTCCATAAAAAAAAGAGGGGCGGCAGCCCTACACCGTCTTCACAAGCGTCGCGAGGTAGCGCCCGACCTCGCTCGTCTTCTTCGCGCCGCCCATATCCCGGGTGACGAACCCGTCGAGGATGCTTCGCTCGATCGCCCGGAGAACCGCCGCCGCCGCCTCGTGCTCGCCGATGTGGTCGAGGAGCATCGAGCCCGCCCAGACGGTCGCGAGCGGGTTCGCGACGTCGAGGCCCCGGTACTTCGGCGCGGAGCCGTGAATGGGCTCGAACATGGAGGTCCCGTTCGGGTTGATGTTCCCGCCGGGGGCGAGGCCGAGCCCGCCCTGGATCATGGCGCCGAGGTCGGTGATGATGTCGCCGAACATGTTCGGCGTGACGACGACGTCGAACCACTCGGGGTTCTTGACGAACCACATCGTGACGGCGTCGACGAAGTTGAACTCCGTCTTAACGTCCGGGTAGCCGGCGGCGACGTCCGTGAAGACGTCGCGCCAGAGGCCGTAGACGTCGGAGAGGACGTTTGCTTTGTCGACCGAAGTGAGTTTCTTCTCCCTCGCTGCGGCAAGGTCGAAGGCATAGCGGATCGCCCGCTCCGCACCCTCTCGCGTGACGACGCCGATCTGGTAGGCGAGTTCTTCGGCGTCGGTCTCGACATCGAGGCCGAACCTGACGCTGTAGATGTCGCGGACGACATCGAGGGTCTTTTGCTCGCGCCGTCCGGCGAACCGGGAGCCGATCCCGACGTAGAAATCCTCGGTGTTCTCCCGGACGACGACGAAGTCGATGTCCTGCGGACCCTTGTTCGCGAGCGGCGTTGCCACGCCGTCGAGGAGTTTGATCGGCCGGAGGTTGATGAACTGGTCGAAGTGGAACCGGATCGCAAGCAGGATGCCCTTCTCGAGGATCCCGGGCTTCACCCGGTCATCGCCGATCGCCCCGAAGTAGATCGCGTTGAACTTCGAGAGTCCCCGGATATCCTCTTCGGTCAGGAGATCGCCGGTCGCGAGGTAGCGGTCGGCCCCGATATCGAAGTCGGTCCACGCGATATCGAACCCGAAGCGTTCTCCTGCGGCATCAAGGACATCCTTTCCCGCCGCGACGATCTCGGGGCCGATACCGTCCCCGCCGATTGCGGCTACTCGGTGCTGCATGTCTTCACCTCATCCAGGTCTTTTGCGTAGGCGACAAGGCCGCCGGCATCGACGATCTCCTTCATGAACCCGGGAACCGGCTCGACGGCGAGCCGTCTCCCGTTCGCCTCGATGTAGCCTCCGGCGAGGTTCACCGTGACGGCATCGCCGTCCCGGATGCTCTCCGCCCCGGCAGAGACCAGGGGCAGGAGACCCGTGTTCACGGCGTTCCGGTAGAAGATCCGCGCAAAGGACTTCGCGACCACGACCTTCACCCCGGCGCCGAGGAGCGCGAGCGGCGCGTGCTCGCGGGAGGAGCCGCACCCGAAGTTGCTGCCTCCGACCACGACGTCGCCCTCCCGCGCCTCCTTCGCGAACTCGTCCCGAGTCCCCTCGAACGCGTGCTTCGCAAGTTCCCCCGGGTCGTAGATGGTGAGGAACCGCCCGGGGATGATCGCATCCGTATCGATATCGTCGCCGAACTTCCAGACTCGCATGATTCACACCTCCCTCGGGTCGGTGATCTCGCCGTAGAGGGCGCTCGCCGCCGCCGTCGCCGGCGAGGAGAGGTAGACCGACGCCTGCGCACTCCCCTGCCTGCCCCGGAAGTTCCGGTTCGACGTCGAGAGCGAGACCTCGCCGGGGGCGAGGAGGCCGAACGCCCCGCCCATGCAGGGGCCGCAGCACGGCGCCTCGACGAGCGCGCCCGCCTCGACGAACCGCTCGATCAGCCCCCCCCGGAGGGCCTTGAGGTACTCCGTTCGCGAGGCCGGGATCACGATCACCCGGACGCCGTCGGCGAACCGGTCGGCGTTCCCGAGCACCTCCGCCGCCTCGGCAAGGTCCTCGTAGCGGCCGTTCGTGCAGGAGCCGATGAAGACCTGGTCGACCTTTGTTCCCGCGACCTTTCCGACATCCACGACGTTGTCGACGTTGTGCGGGACGGCGACCTGCGGGGCGAGGTCAGTGACGTCGTAGTGCCGCCGCTCCCGGTACTCCGCGTCCGGATCGCCCGCGAGGTCGAACGGCTCGATATCACGTCGGGCGGCGACGTAGTCCCAGGTGGCCGCGTCGGGCGTCACGATCCCGGCCTTCGCCCCCATCTCTATCGCCATGTTCGCGCAGGTCATCCGGCCCGCCATGTTCATGGTGTGCATGGCATCACCGGTGAACTCGAGCGCCATGTAGGTCGCCCCGTCCGCGCCGATGTCGCCGGCGAGAGAGAGGATCAGGTCTTTCGCCCCGACCCTCCGGCCGAACGCGCCCTCGACCTCGATCCGGATGCTCTCGGGCACCCGGAAATAGAGCGCCCCGAACTTCAGGACGAACCCCATATCGGTCGAACCGATGCCGGTCGCAAACGCCCCCGCCGCACCGTAGGTGCAGGTGTGCGAGTCGGTCCCGACGATGATCTCACCCGGCGCCGCCCGCCCTTTCTCCATCACGACCTGGTGGCAGACGCCCTCGAGGAGGTCGTAGTTGTGGATCCCCTGCTCATCCGCAAACCGGCGCATGAAGACGTGGTTCTCGGCGGCGGGAATCGAGTCGGCGGGTACCTGGTGGTCGAAGAGCATAATAATCCGTTCGGGATCGAATACGCGCTCTCCACCCATCTCGCGAAAGACCCTGACCGCAAGCGGGCCGGTGATATCGTGGATCATCGCTGCATCCACTGGTGCCATCACCACCTCTCCCGCGCGGACGGATCTCCCGCACCGTTGCGAAAATACCTTTTCTGCGATAGTCGCCGACATACAGTATCGTGTTCCATTTACGCGTTCAGGACGTATTTAGTTTGCCCGGGGCCGCCGGAGTGGTGCAGTAAATCGGAGGGCGTTCCGCCCGATTTCCCGGGACATTACCCTTATGTGGCCCCGTGCGGATTCTATAAGGAGAAGCGATGACCGACGGACCGACCCCGGCAATGCGGCAGTATTATTCAGCGAAAGCCCGGTACCCCGACGCCGTCCTCTTCTTCAGGATGGGGGACTTCTACGAGACCTTCGGCGAGGATGCCGGCGTGGTGGCCCGCGAACTCGACATCACCCTGACTGCCCGGGGCAGGGACAAGAACGGCGACCGGATGCCGCTCGCGGGCGTTCCCCACCACGCCGCCGAAGGCTACATCGCCCGCCTGGTGAACAAGGGCTACAAGGTGGTGATCTGCGACCAGGTGGAGGACCCGAAGACCGCAAAAGGCATCGTGAAGCGGGACGTCACCCGGGTGATCACCCCCGGAACCCTTATCGACTCCTCGATGCTCGCCTCGGCCGGCGCCCACTACCTGATGGCGGTCGCCCCCGACCGGAAAGAGACCTTCGGCCTCGCGTTCCTGGACGTCTCCACCGGCGAGTTCTTCGTATCCTCGGGCAGCGGCGGGCGCGAATACGCCGAGATCGTCTCGGAGGTCGTCAGGTACCGCCCGACGGAGGCGATCGTCCCCGAGAGTTTCGGTGACACGCTCCCCGCCCGGCTCGAGAGCCTCGGGGTGCCGGTGAGCCGCTACCGCGACGACGCCTTCGATCCCGACGCGGCCTATGAGCGGCTCTGCGGGCAGTTCGGGACGACGACGCTCGACGGCTACGGGTGCGCCGGAATGCCGGGAGCAGTCGCCGCGGCCGGAGCGGCGCTCTGCTACGCCCAGGAGACACAGCAATCATCCCTCTCCCACATCTCGGGGCTTTCGACACGGGTGCCGTCGGGGAACATGGCGCTCGACGCGATCACCCTGCGGAACCTCGAGATCACGGCGGGCATCCGGGGCGAAGGCGACGGGAGCACACTCCTCTCCGCTCTCGACGTCACGGAGACATCGATGGGGAGCCGGACGATGCGGTCGTTCCTGATCGCCCCCCTGCTCGGGAAGGATGCCATCGAGGCGAGGCTCGATGCGGTGGAGTGGTTCTTCGACCACGCGCTTGAGAGGCAGGCGCTTCGCGCGACCCTCGGCGACTTCGCCGACACGGAAAGGATAGCGGGAAGGATAGCCTACGGGAACGCAGGGCCCCGGGATCTCGCGACGCTCAGGGATTCTCTCTGTGCCATCCCGGACGTGAAAACGCTCTTCCCCACCGACGCACCCGTGCGGGTCCACGATGCCCTCGATGCGATGAGCGATCACGCCGCCGTCACCGATCTCATCGGCCGGGCGATCGTCGACGAGCCGCCGGCCACCGCGCGTGCCGGCGGGATGATCCGGGAGGGGTACAACGCGAAGCTCGACGAACTCCGGCACCTCGCGACGTCCGGGAAGGACTGGATCGCGGAGTTCCAGCAGCAGGAGCGGGAGAGAACCGGGATTAAGTCGCTCAAGGTCGGCTACAACCGGGTCTTCGGCTACTACATCGAGGTGACGAGGCCGAACCTGCACCTGGTGCCGCCGGAGTACGAGCGCCGGCAGACGACCGCGAACGGCGAGCGCTACACGATCCCCGACCTCCGGGAGAAGGAGGCGATGATCGCGACCGCCGAAGAGCGCCTTACCGCCCTCGAAGCGGAGATCTACACCGAACTCGTCCGGACGCTCGTAGCAGAGGTCGCCGGTATCCAGGCGACCGCCCGGGCGGTGGGGCTCCTCGACGTCTATTCGGCGCTTGCCGAAGTCGCCGCCCGCTACGGCTACACCCGCCCCGCGATCGAGGAGAGCGGCCGGGTTGTCATCCGCGACGGCCGCCACCCGGTGGTGGAGCGGCACCTCCCGGTCCCGTTCGTCCCGAACGACACGGAACTCGATTCCGCCGCCGACCAGATCATGATCATCACCGGGGCGAACATGGCGGGCAAGTCCACCTACATGCGGGCGGTGGCGCTCTGCTGCATCATGGCCCAGGTGGGAAGTTTCGTCCCGGCCCGGCACGCGACGATCGGGATCGTCGACCGCGTCTTCACCCGGGTGGGAGCGTTCGACGACCTCGCCTCCGGGCAGTCCACGTTCATGGTCGAGATGCTGGAACTTGCAAACATCTTAAACAACGCCACCGCG comes from the Methanoculleus marisnigri JR1 genome and includes:
- the mutS gene encoding DNA mismatch repair protein MutS, with protein sequence MTDGPTPAMRQYYSAKARYPDAVLFFRMGDFYETFGEDAGVVARELDITLTARGRDKNGDRMPLAGVPHHAAEGYIARLVNKGYKVVICDQVEDPKTAKGIVKRDVTRVITPGTLIDSSMLASAGAHYLMAVAPDRKETFGLAFLDVSTGEFFVSSGSGGREYAEIVSEVVRYRPTEAIVPESFGDTLPARLESLGVPVSRYRDDAFDPDAAYERLCGQFGTTTLDGYGCAGMPGAVAAAGAALCYAQETQQSSLSHISGLSTRVPSGNMALDAITLRNLEITAGIRGEGDGSTLLSALDVTETSMGSRTMRSFLIAPLLGKDAIEARLDAVEWFFDHALERQALRATLGDFADTERIAGRIAYGNAGPRDLATLRDSLCAIPDVKTLFPTDAPVRVHDALDAMSDHAAVTDLIGRAIVDEPPATARAGGMIREGYNAKLDELRHLATSGKDWIAEFQQQERERTGIKSLKVGYNRVFGYYIEVTRPNLHLVPPEYERRQTTANGERYTIPDLREKEAMIATAEERLTALEAEIYTELVRTLVAEVAGIQATARAVGLLDVYSALAEVAARYGYTRPAIEESGRVVIRDGRHPVVERHLPVPFVPNDTELDSAADQIMIITGANMAGKSTYMRAVALCCIMAQVGSFVPARHATIGIVDRVFTRVGAFDDLASGQSTFMVEMLELANILNNATAGSLVILDEIGRGTSTLDGCAIARAVVEFLHGKAVAGPRTLFATHFHDLIDLEGTLKRVKNFHFAVKDTGTDVVFLRKIIPGATDRSYGVHVAHLAGIPKKVTDRAMEILKEASAREFSGGPRAPRYTQMLLVDPGERAVQENPAVRELKDLNPNEMTPIEALTTLCRLQRIANGERER
- a CDS encoding InlB B-repeat-containing protein; translation: MVNRSLVRIMGLGMILMLMLIPVSPVLAAGFESPFPASATTVKPVERPDMTSVSSALCEVFGIECDRATMAKGVYIDPGVWEFSPQWTLIMLGSTKQRGDVLKFVDGLEASKEEKTAWRSSLEELWKEYPVRAVKTEDGLALTIVPEKSDVRLEVSENSALRELDEEIGRAMASSMDGEVGVRWNADTHGWIIKAACVHNSVNETNADIAAEHAYEPDWWYEGSEFEIILQRCYNHGYVPPSPTPPIPGVPTGFGAAPENCQKNATDAATAYYNNRLDDAFTSLGHSSHFMTDIGNPMHTGNLFVQGSLTVMGWNIHSAYENYTQDNWVALGFGELVDNTVETEVWVTPDYSTRLLGWKTQWVRDPLILLVTLNYLTHGGEFHLEESPAIREITLWTLGETTKHTNGLVYYVIKDGIRTHVITATAGPHGSISPSGDVQVLYGEEQSFTITPDSGYTVDDVAVDGESVGARTTYTFEGVDADHTIAATFKEPSAASSEWIWSRDGWDGWSHEATWSGTQTGPCSEYGPVIVDDHGEHGTNANLSAGSTTARVERQFTDASGNGWNTLTFTGLLAESDVPRGRWMIIEVNDQQVFAGTASQVPPGNGQMFEITVPFPQSDEVNVRISHGQDPAWGPRFAMQYHSLNLTLDGNQRGAAMGDTPFVLPDPASLVLNGTAGSP
- a CDS encoding 3-isopropylmalate dehydratase small subunit; this translates as MRVWKFGDDIDTDAIIPGRFLTIYDPGELAKHAFEGTRDEFAKEAREGDVVVGGSNFGCGSSREHAPLALLGAGVKVVVAKSFARIFYRNAVNTGLLPLVSAGAESIRDGDAVTVNLAGGYIEANGRRLAVEPVPGFMKEIVDAGGLVAYAKDLDEVKTCSTE
- a CDS encoding nitrogenase component 1, with the translated sequence MQEKQQTPCENPLWPCAMTGAVACLSGFEDVAVVVHGSSGCYFYPASLVGVPIHGTFLVENEVIFGTESRLAEVIRELAGRYARIAVVNTCVPAIMGEDMGDLADEGQIIVVDSPGFLGDLEAGYRRALDTIAPVVDPDVFGVNIDGVCRTDPFCRGNALEARRLLSLAGVPIATTFCLDRYAATRRAAPFTVGTNLDLASGVGTSCGSLLGLDAVRETFERLDAEIDGADPRPVMDEIAWADARIRKACEKYLRRFDPPRAVIAGGHAYAAFAADLLDRYLGAEIACVAARNGSGSSGDGTTRTTDFSVIREAILDAEPDLILGSTYEAAIAPGAAFVGLTPPLRDRVALSSHAVAGVEGALRLMEEVLNACINRNRHSGSGNADNF
- a CDS encoding GNAT family N-acetyltransferase, with protein sequence MALTIRGYFDTDFASVSALERENSPEGCKPEVFIRQAGVLFAGTFLVGECGGRVVGYTIGALVQHRQTTGWIVRLVVAERYRRRGFGETLVAAVIAALRERGADEVCLSVAPGNRAAWALYERHGFRETEFCPAYFGEGGDRYILRRDFAGKI
- a CDS encoding isocitrate/isopropylmalate dehydrogenase family protein, with amino-acid sequence MQHRVAAIGGDGIGPEIVAAGKDVLDAAGERFGFDIAWTDFDIGADRYLATGDLLTEEDIRGLSKFNAIYFGAIGDDRVKPGILEKGILLAIRFHFDQFINLRPIKLLDGVATPLANKGPQDIDFVVVRENTEDFYVGIGSRFAGRREQKTLDVVRDIYSVRFGLDVETDAEELAYQIGVVTREGAERAIRYAFDLAAAREKKLTSVDKANVLSDVYGLWRDVFTDVAAGYPDVKTEFNFVDAVTMWFVKNPEWFDVVVTPNMFGDIITDLGAMIQGGLGLAPGGNINPNGTSMFEPIHGSAPKYRGLDVANPLATVWAGSMLLDHIGEHEAAAAVLRAIERSILDGFVTRDMGGAKKTSEVGRYLATLVKTV
- a CDS encoding PH domain-containing protein: MSLTTFRIGEAFRPVPQFRSYLYASLILAVVVFVLPWLAPIVIFSRLPVALAFAVPVLAIVVFIAYWIPLYHESIVYRLTVTEVTWRRGVWFRQTGIVPYNRITNVDIVQGPLMRFFSFSAVRVQTAGYSAQAQAEIVLNGIADPKDLQETIMNFVRTTGPVAATGGEPAEGPAADAVVEELRAIRRLLESRQER
- a CDS encoding 3-isopropylmalate dehydratase large subunit, with the protein product MSATIAEKVFSQRCGRSVRAGEVVMAPVDAAMIHDITGPLAVRVFREMGGERVFDPERIIMLFDHQVPADSIPAAENHVFMRRFADEQGIHNYDLLEGVCHQVVMEKGRAAPGEIIVGTDSHTCTYGAAGAFATGIGSTDMGFVLKFGALYFRVPESIRIEVEGAFGRRVGAKDLILSLAGDIGADGATYMALEFTGDAMHTMNMAGRMTCANMAIEMGAKAGIVTPDAATWDYVAARRDIEPFDLAGDPDAEYRERRHYDVTDLAPQVAVPHNVDNVVDVGKVAGTKVDQVFIGSCTNGRYEDLAEAAEVLGNADRFADGVRVIVIPASRTEYLKALRGGLIERFVEAGALVEAPCCGPCMGGAFGLLAPGEVSLSTSNRNFRGRQGSAQASVYLSSPATAAASALYGEITDPREV